The nucleotide sequence ATCCAAATAATACCTTGTCATAGTGCCCAAGTTTGCACTAgctcaccagaaaaaaattaatgaatttacatttaaattttataaagGACTGTAACAATCAGCTACAAATTCAAATTTACTGGATGTTGCCATTGCACATTCAACAACTAAACTCATgatcatgaaataaaaaacagtaACTTGGATTGAAAGTACTGTAAGACGCCTTGTGTGGAAACTGGATTAACTCTAACTCCAGAAACTGATGGTCAACAAGACATCATAACCACTCTAGATAAGGACAACTGCAGTTTTTACCAAGGTACTAACATCTAACTTCCATTTTTAGCAgatggaaaacaaggaaagtTCCTGGAATTTGGGTTAATCCCACAACACACATCTATTCAAGACCTGGCACCATGGTTCTTGGAAGGAGATAAAACAAACAGTAGTCCATAGGCAATTTTCAGTTGCATGAAGCAACTGAAAACTCATAGAAAACAGCCTTAATTAGGGGACAAATGTGGTAATATTTATATGAATGAAGTTGCTGCTTACTGGAATGTAGACCAACTAATTTTTCTGGTGCGTTTATTTTCAGTGATGATAAAGCATAAATGTGCTATGAAAAGTAGGAACAGTCAAAAGCAGCCTTGAAGAAGTCTCTATATTGCTTAAATTCTCTCAACCTTACCTCTTTATGAAGTATGCATACATTCAGGGACTGTAATAAGTTTTCAGGCTGACCATATTTCTACAGCTAACTCTGTATTTTACGAGCTGGTCCCCACAGAATCTTTAAATTCTGCCATGAAACCTGCACTGTACTGCCAAAGAATTGAGGAGCACTTGTTATAACAGTGAATATGAAGGTAAGTATAGCAGTTAATATATCAAATTACACAGAGACTTCCATTGTCCTTTGGGTGTGCATTCCCCAACATGTGTGACTACCACCGCTTtgacaggaaataattttgtaaagCGGGATGGAACAATTTGTTAACTACAACAgtattttcaaatggaaaagaaattattaatcaACACTTTAAACCAAGAAGAATGGAAAGGTAAAGTTTAGCATATTCATTAGCAATTAGAGGAAATAGTCCAGGAAGGCCAAAGTATTCAAATAATTCAGATAGGTTCTGTTGAAAtgaatttcttatttattaaaaagacaaCACATTCTCAAGAGAGCACCTTCTgcaatgaaataatttagtttCTTCATATAGACACATCATACACAATGTTAACAACCAtgaaaaacaatacaaaatgctttcaaatttaACAAGTAGAAAAATATAACTAGTATATATGGCAATTGTGAATCGAATACTGTACAGAAGTATTTATggattttacaaataaataatagcTTAAATGCCCTTTTTAAATCTTCTAACTGTACACTGGAACACAGGTTCTGAAGCTTACCACTAACTTGCCACAAATGTGTGCCAGTCAAATGTTCTGCCCACAAGCTCAAAAAACTTCTTGTTGGGTTCATGGAAATATTCCTGCAGTTTCTCGAGTAAGCGCGTGTCTACTTGTGGGTGAGCTCGTCCTTTGGACTCATGTAAACAGCGCTCTCTACCACTGTCCCTCAGGCAGTAGAATCCCTTagttttattgaaataaaagttTGAAGCATTTATCTGTGGTGATAACTTCAGAAATCTCTCTAccttttctatttctggaaAGGGATCTTTGATTAGTTTATCCCCATCTACAATGTGGATATGATCAAGAGGAAAATGCTTCAGCCAGTTCTGCATGTGAATGTAGTACAAGCTTCTGTTTATTGCCTTGTAGTCCACATTTAGTTCACCATTTTTAATCAGGAATTGTTCAATGGATGGGTACGGCTTGTGCTTCTGCATGTGGTTGTAGAACACTTGGGTGTAATCTGATAGTACTCTCTCACTTGGGTCTCTTAAAATAAGGAGTAGTCTCATTGATTGGTTCATGCTATAAACTCTTTCAGGCACTTTAGGTGATGTGAAATATGCTGGAGTTTTTTCCACGGTGATCTGATGGGGATACGAGAATGGCATTTGATTAATATACCACTGCAATCCATTCCTGTAATGATCTTCCCAGTCAAAGAAATGAACTtcactttctgctgctgcaatATCTGGATGGAGACTCAACATCTCTAATAAAGCTCTTGTTCCACCTTTCCTCACTCCAATAATAATAgtctgtggcagctgctgaCATGATCCATTAGAATGAATGTTTTCCTTGAAGTCATTTTTCTgagatgttttctttaaaagctcTCTCTGAACAGACTGAGAAGAAGTCTCAGCATTTAAATTTATAGCTGGTCTGGAAGGCACTATCTGAGGTTGAACAATAAGca is from Corvus moneduloides isolate bCorMon1 chromosome 5, bCorMon1.pri, whole genome shotgun sequence and encodes:
- the HS3ST1 gene encoding heparan sulfate glucosamine 3-O-sulfotransferase 1; amino-acid sequence: MAAFLLGAVLLIVQPQIVPSRPAINLNAETSSQSVQRELLKKTSQKNDFKENIHSNGSCQQLPQTIIIGVRKGGTRALLEMLSLHPDIAAAESEVHFFDWEDHYRNGLQWYINQMPFSYPHQITVEKTPAYFTSPKVPERVYSMNQSMRLLLILRDPSERVLSDYTQVFYNHMQKHKPYPSIEQFLIKNGELNVDYKAINRSLYYIHMQNWLKHFPLDHIHIVDGDKLIKDPFPEIEKVERFLKLSPQINASNFYFNKTKGFYCLRDSGRERCLHESKGRAHPQVDTRLLEKLQEYFHEPNKKFFELVGRTFDWHTFVAS